The Desulfatitalea tepidiphila genome window below encodes:
- a CDS encoding lysophospholipid acyltransferase family protein, with product MMDRRMRVRERLICLLAWTSGLCAFVPIGLAVLLAGAFLHPRRFDHWTKLGCRIIVRALGIRVTVAGRDHLPRNRICLFVCNHVNIFDVFVLYGFIPRYFRGVELDEHFDWFFYGRIIRRLGMIPISQTNGRRALQSLKIAAQAIEAGASILILPEGGRTLDGRLQAFKPGAFVLAKRAGVDIVPLAMVGAFEIKRKGSLMIRPGRMTLRFGAPIAYGEIQAMPVKAISGLVRERISVLCEG from the coding sequence ATGATGGATCGAAGGATGCGTGTCAGGGAGAGACTCATTTGCCTGCTGGCCTGGACGAGCGGTCTGTGTGCCTTCGTGCCCATCGGCCTGGCGGTGCTCCTGGCCGGCGCATTCCTCCACCCGCGCCGTTTCGACCACTGGACCAAACTCGGCTGCCGGATCATCGTGCGCGCCCTTGGCATCCGGGTCACGGTGGCGGGCCGCGACCATTTACCCCGCAACCGCATCTGCCTCTTTGTCTGCAATCATGTGAACATTTTCGACGTGTTCGTCCTCTATGGGTTTATTCCCCGCTATTTCCGGGGGGTGGAGCTGGACGAGCATTTCGACTGGTTTTTCTACGGCCGCATCATCCGCCGGCTCGGCATGATCCCCATCAGCCAGACCAATGGCCGCCGGGCGCTTCAGAGCCTAAAGATCGCCGCGCAGGCGATCGAAGCGGGCGCATCGATTTTGATCCTGCCCGAAGGCGGTCGCACCCTGGACGGGCGGCTCCAGGCCTTCAAGCCGGGCGCCTTCGTGCTGGCCAAACGAGCGGGCGTGGACATCGTGCCCCTGGCCATGGTCGGGGCCTTCGAGATCAAGCGCAAGGGTAGCCTGATGATTCGACCCGGTCGTATGACCCTGCGCTTCGGCGCACCCATCGCCTATGGGGAGATCCAGGCGATGCCGGTGAAGGCGATTTCAGGCCTGGTGCGGGAGCGGATATCGGTATTGTGTGAAGGTTGA
- a CDS encoding chemotaxis protein CheX, whose amino-acid sequence MDVKYINPFLSAVKNVFETMIEVPYTLGKPTIKKDMTSTFEISGIIGISGEVTGCVVVSFPEKIALELASALLGEKLEKVNSDCTDAIGEIANMVAGDAKKDFPQTNTTISVPSVVLGLHRIAFPKGVPIISIPCQTEKGAFAIDVAIKMT is encoded by the coding sequence ATGGATGTCAAGTATATCAATCCGTTCCTCTCGGCCGTGAAGAACGTGTTCGAAACCATGATCGAGGTCCCCTACACCCTGGGCAAGCCCACCATCAAAAAGGATATGACCTCGACCTTCGAGATCAGCGGCATCATCGGCATCAGCGGCGAGGTGACCGGGTGTGTGGTGGTCAGTTTTCCCGAGAAGATCGCCCTCGAGCTGGCGTCGGCCCTGCTGGGAGAGAAGCTGGAGAAGGTGAACTCGGACTGCACCGATGCCATCGGCGAGATCGCCAACATGGTGGCCGGCGACGCCAAGAAGGATTTTCCCCAGACCAATACGACCATCTCGGTGCCGAGTGTGGTGCTCGGCTTGCACCGCATCGCCTTTCCCAAGGGCGTTCCCATCATTTCGATCCCCTGCCAGACCGAAAAGGGCGCCTTCGCCATCGATGTGGCCATCAAAATGACCTGA
- a CDS encoding SIMPL domain-containing protein: protein MQQNHVKSALILGVCLLLGLTALGYLLGTSALKFKAYERTVTVKGLSEREYPADIVIWPISFVEAGNDLTELYLVTERHTQTLIAFLEANGIERQELTVSAPGISDKLAQGYEKARIEFRYMATQTVTVYSSKIDTVRAAMNKMGDLGKQGIAIADNTYEHATEYLFTRLNEVKPSMIEQATTQAREVAEKFAKDSKSRLGKIKRASQGQFSIGDRDRNNPHIKKVRVVSTIEYYLSD from the coding sequence ATGCAACAGAACCATGTCAAAAGCGCTCTTATTCTGGGGGTGTGCCTCTTGTTGGGGCTCACCGCACTGGGTTACCTGCTGGGCACCAGCGCACTCAAGTTCAAGGCCTACGAGCGCACGGTCACCGTAAAAGGACTATCGGAACGGGAGTATCCGGCCGATATTGTCATTTGGCCCATCAGCTTCGTGGAGGCCGGAAACGACTTGACCGAGCTGTATCTCGTCACCGAAAGGCACACCCAGACCTTGATCGCCTTTCTGGAGGCCAATGGGATCGAACGGCAGGAGTTGACCGTATCGGCGCCCGGCATCAGCGACAAGCTGGCCCAGGGCTATGAAAAGGCGCGCATCGAATTCCGATACATGGCCACCCAGACCGTGACCGTGTACAGTTCCAAGATCGATACCGTGCGAGCGGCCATGAACAAAATGGGCGACCTGGGCAAGCAAGGTATCGCCATTGCGGACAATACGTATGAGCATGCCACCGAATATCTGTTCACCCGGCTCAACGAGGTCAAACCGTCCATGATCGAACAGGCCACCACTCAGGCCAGGGAGGTGGCGGAAAAATTCGCCAAGGACTCCAAGAGCCGGCTGGGCAAGATCAAACGGGCCAGCCAGGGGCAGTTTTCCATCGGTGACCGGGACCGTAACAATCCGCACATCAAAAAGGTGCGGGTCGTTTCGACCATCGAATACTATCTCTCGGATTGA
- a CDS encoding glutamate synthase subunit beta has product MGKPTGFKEYDRELPKRRPVEVRIGDYREIYEPFPKEKLTAQAARCMDCGVPTCISGCPLGNLIPEWNDAVYRGLWKEAIERLGATNNFPEFTGRLCPAPCEEACVLAINEPAVTIEQIEKEIIEYAFAQGWIQPRPPTRRSGRRVAVVGSGPSGLACAQQLNRAGHRVTVFERSDRIGGLLRYGIPDFKMEKHVIDRRIDILQQEGIQFRVNAHVGVNLDPKTLKAFDAVVLCLGATVPRDLPLPGRELAGIHFAMEFLAQQNRINAGDDLGIERISAEGKDVIVIGGGDTGSDCVGTCLRQNARSVTNFEAAAQPTPDRPAHQPWPYYPMRLRTSSSHEEGGERHWNVLTKEFSGQDRVEALTTVEVRMHAQPGGPPRIEEIAGSERVWQTDLVLIAIGYSGPETHPLADRLGLRTTAGGAIATSTGYMTDTPGIFTAGDAHRGQSLIVWAISEGREAAREVDIYLMGKSDLPAKGCCDLPLIR; this is encoded by the coding sequence ATGGGAAAACCGACCGGTTTCAAGGAGTATGACCGCGAGCTGCCCAAACGGCGTCCGGTGGAGGTGCGCATCGGCGACTATCGGGAGATCTACGAACCGTTTCCCAAAGAGAAGCTCACCGCCCAGGCCGCGCGATGCATGGATTGCGGGGTGCCCACCTGCATCTCGGGCTGCCCCCTGGGCAACCTGATTCCCGAATGGAACGATGCGGTCTACCGCGGACTCTGGAAAGAGGCCATCGAACGGCTCGGTGCCACCAACAACTTCCCCGAATTCACCGGCCGCCTCTGCCCGGCGCCGTGCGAGGAGGCCTGCGTGCTCGCCATCAACGAACCGGCGGTCACCATCGAGCAGATCGAAAAGGAGATCATCGAGTACGCCTTTGCCCAGGGCTGGATCCAGCCCCGGCCGCCGACAAGACGTAGCGGACGGCGCGTGGCCGTGGTGGGTTCGGGGCCATCGGGCTTGGCCTGCGCCCAGCAACTCAACCGGGCCGGCCACCGGGTCACCGTTTTCGAGCGCAGCGACCGCATCGGCGGCTTGCTGCGCTACGGCATTCCCGACTTCAAGATGGAAAAGCATGTGATCGACCGGCGGATCGACATCCTGCAGCAGGAGGGCATCCAATTCCGCGTCAACGCCCATGTGGGCGTCAACCTGGACCCGAAAACACTCAAAGCGTTCGACGCCGTGGTGCTTTGCCTGGGGGCCACGGTGCCGCGCGACCTGCCCCTGCCCGGCCGCGAGCTGGCAGGCATTCACTTTGCCATGGAGTTTCTCGCCCAGCAGAATCGCATCAATGCCGGCGACGACCTGGGCATCGAGCGCATCAGCGCCGAGGGGAAGGATGTGATCGTCATCGGCGGCGGGGACACGGGCAGCGACTGCGTCGGCACCTGCCTGCGCCAGAACGCCCGTTCGGTGACCAATTTCGAGGCCGCGGCCCAACCCACCCCGGATCGGCCGGCGCACCAACCCTGGCCCTACTACCCCATGCGGCTGCGGACCAGCAGCTCCCACGAGGAGGGCGGCGAGCGCCACTGGAACGTGTTGACCAAGGAATTTTCGGGTCAAGATCGGGTCGAAGCGCTGACCACGGTGGAGGTCCGCATGCATGCCCAACCCGGCGGGCCGCCGCGCATCGAAGAGATAGCCGGCAGCGAACGGGTGTGGCAAACCGACCTGGTGCTCATCGCCATCGGCTACAGCGGCCCGGAAACCCATCCGCTGGCCGACCGGCTGGGCCTCAGGACCACGGCCGGGGGCGCCATCGCCACCAGCACCGGCTACATGACCGATACCCCGGGCATCTTCACGGCGGGTGACGCCCATCGCGGCCAATCGCTCATCGTCTGGGCCATCTCCGAAGGCCGCGAGGCAGCTCGGGAAGTGGATATCTACCTCATGGGCAAGAGCGACCTGCCGGCCAAGGGGTGCTGTGACCTGCCCCTGATCCGCTAA
- the thiM gene encoding hydroxyethylthiazole kinase — translation MDTFTLDALERVRTSAPLIHNITNLVVMNSTANILLAVGASPVMAHSRAEVEEMIAMAGALVLNIGTLQQDWVDTMILAGRAANARGIPVILDPVGAGATRFRTRAVHAIMAGCAISVLRGNASEVLAVGAADIRTKGVDSSLALSEEIVAAAKDMALSRNCIVAVSGERDCITDGKRVFRVGNGQPLMTRVTGIGCGLSAVAAAFCAVAPDAFLEAVTAAFAFYGRCADLAIGVSDRPGSFYIAFLDWLYSAGKNEITQGLKISMEG, via the coding sequence ATGGATACGTTTACCCTGGATGCGCTCGAACGTGTCAGAACCAGCGCACCCTTGATTCACAACATCACCAACCTGGTGGTCATGAACAGCACGGCCAATATCCTGCTGGCCGTCGGTGCTTCTCCGGTCATGGCCCACAGCCGGGCCGAAGTGGAAGAGATGATCGCCATGGCCGGCGCCCTGGTGCTCAATATCGGCACCTTGCAGCAGGATTGGGTGGATACGATGATCCTCGCGGGCCGGGCGGCCAATGCCAGGGGCATTCCGGTCATTCTCGACCCCGTGGGGGCCGGCGCCACCCGTTTTCGCACCCGCGCCGTCCACGCCATCATGGCCGGTTGTGCCATATCGGTGCTGCGCGGCAACGCCTCGGAAGTGCTGGCCGTGGGGGCCGCCGATATCCGCACCAAGGGGGTGGACTCCTCCCTGGCCCTGTCCGAAGAGATCGTCGCGGCGGCCAAGGACATGGCGCTCTCCCGGAACTGCATCGTCGCCGTGTCCGGCGAAAGAGATTGCATCACCGACGGCAAGAGGGTATTTCGCGTGGGCAACGGCCAACCCCTCATGACCCGGGTGACCGGCATTGGATGTGGGTTGTCGGCGGTTGCGGCTGCATTTTGTGCCGTGGCGCCCGACGCCTTTTTAGAAGCGGTGACGGCGGCGTTTGCCTTTTACGGCCGATGCGCGGATCTGGCGATCGGCGTGAGCGACCGGCCGGGCAGTTTCTATATAGCCTTCCTGGACTGGCTTTATTCGGCGGGGAAAAACGAAATCACCCAAGGGCTCAAGATCAGCATGGAGGGGTAG
- a CDS encoding YchJ family protein: MEPCPCGSGQTYAACCRPLIEEGQPAPTAEALMRARYTAHVKGAVDFVEESTHPRKRGGVNRDQVLEWSKTAEWLGLEIVATEAGGPEDATGTVEFNARYRQKGKPIDHKEIAEFVKKDGKWYFMDGKAPKTVQFVRQGPKVGRNDPCPCGSGKKYKKCCGA; this comes from the coding sequence ATGGAACCATGCCCTTGCGGTAGCGGTCAGACTTACGCGGCCTGCTGCCGGCCATTGATCGAAGAGGGACAACCCGCACCAACGGCCGAAGCCTTGATGCGCGCACGCTATACGGCCCATGTCAAAGGGGCCGTGGATTTCGTTGAGGAAAGCACCCATCCCCGCAAACGCGGGGGCGTCAACCGCGACCAGGTGTTGGAGTGGTCCAAGACAGCCGAGTGGCTGGGGCTGGAGATCGTGGCTACCGAAGCCGGCGGCCCGGAGGACGCGACGGGTACGGTGGAATTCAACGCCCGGTATCGACAGAAGGGCAAGCCCATCGACCACAAGGAAATCGCCGAGTTCGTGAAGAAGGACGGCAAATGGTATTTCATGGACGGCAAGGCGCCCAAGACGGTGCAGTTTGTCCGCCAGGGCCCCAAGGTGGGCCGCAACGATCCGTGTCCCTGCGGGAGCGGGAAAAAATACAAAAAGTGTTGCGGCGCTTGA
- the gltB gene encoding glutamate synthase large subunit — MTRLSDLPPDPPARTGLYDPRWEHDACGVGFICRLDGTPSHDIVANGLQILLNLAHRGALACDAETGDGAGIMIQMPDRFFRRLCRDDGIDLPPAGRYASGLVFLPHAADQQIFCKTQLETLTRQEGQRVLGWRPVPVRPDVLGPLSRHAAPHVQQIFIGCGDTAADQADFERRLYLIRRQVEKTVLAADLSEKKKFHVPSLSSRTFIYKGMFTADQVGGFFADLAEAELESALAMVHQRYSTNTFPSWDLAHPFRFIAHNGEINTLRGNLNWLRSREARMASSLFGRDLAKLMPVVRPGASDSASLDSVVELLYHAGRTLPHCIMMLIPEAWQHHAAMTGERRAFYEYHAHLSEPWDGPATVPFSDGRCIGAVLDRNGLRPSRYTVTRDGLVVMASETGVLEIAPERVLHKGRLQPGRMFLADLEAGRIVPDEEIKAAVTGRRPYGRWLRDNQLTLERLAPAKAPMAPDTATLRRRHHLFGYTQEDLKLILPPMLIDGKEPTGSMGDDIPPAILSRRPRLLYDYFRQLFAQVTNPPLDAIREELVTSLHTYLGGEQNLLDESPWHCRRIRLDGPVLTNAQLAALCASDRPGIHTVRLDACFAAARGAAGLDQGMTALCRAAAEAVCEGATVLVLSDRAADEKRAPIPALLAVAGVHHHLIREGLRTRCGLVVESAEPREVHHFCCLLGYGAGAINPYMVFDTAAAMVTAGELRVADPATAVEKYIHAVEKGILKVMSKVGISTLQSYQGAQIFECLGVSPAVVERFFTDTATRIEGADLESIAAETLSRHARAFQRWDAAAPPVLPSGGKYKWRRDGEAHQYNPTMLARFRQAVFDDDWDKWQAYSATVDAQNRSEGLLRGLIDFHPDRPPVPLEEVEPWTDIVRRFKTGAMSYGSISKEAHEAVAIAMNRIGGRSNSGEGGEDADRYKPDANGDWRNSAIKQIASGRFGVTGDYLISAAELQIKMAQGAKPGEGGQLPGFKVYPWIARTRHSTPYVGLISPPPHHDIYSIEDLSQLIYDLKRANRRARISVKLVSTVGVGTIAAGVVKGGADCVLISGDTGGTGASPQGSIRYAGAPWELGLPEAHQTLVINGLRDRMVLECDGQLKTGRDVAIACLLGAEEFGFGTLALVALGCIMMRVCHLNTCPVGIATQDPELRKKFAGRPEHLIHMMRFMAEELRHIMARLGFRRVSEMVGRTQVLDFTPAIDHWKARGVDLTDVLRRVRTPVHVMAHCGDIKDQPFDETLEEQVRAQATPLFDERRPVRVDVILRNIHRTFGTRLSSELCERFGEAGLPDDSLVLNCRGSAGQSFFAFGVKGMTAVVHGDANDYFGKGLSGAKLVIRPPEGATFAAEENVIIGNVAFYGATGGEAYVRGICGERFCVRNSGVRAVVEGTGDHACEYMTGGLVVILGPTGRNTAAGMSGGILYVLDEAGDFGRLRCNREMVDLDPVATDEDRDELQQMIQRHFDHTRSPVARRVLDRWEAVLPRFVKVIPVDYKRALAGEAGPGKE; from the coding sequence ATGACGAGGTTGTCCGACCTGCCGCCTGATCCGCCCGCTCGGACGGGTCTGTATGATCCGCGCTGGGAACACGATGCCTGCGGTGTCGGATTCATCTGCCGCCTCGACGGTACCCCCTCCCACGATATCGTCGCCAACGGCCTGCAGATTCTGCTCAACCTGGCCCACCGCGGCGCACTGGCCTGCGATGCGGAGACCGGCGACGGGGCCGGCATCATGATCCAGATGCCGGACCGCTTCTTCCGGCGGCTGTGCCGAGACGACGGCATCGATCTGCCCCCGGCCGGCCGATATGCCAGCGGTTTGGTCTTTCTCCCCCATGCCGCCGACCAGCAGATTTTCTGCAAAACTCAGCTTGAAACCTTGACCCGTCAGGAGGGCCAGCGGGTGCTCGGCTGGCGCCCGGTTCCGGTGCGGCCGGACGTTCTGGGCCCATTGTCGCGCCATGCGGCACCGCACGTCCAGCAGATCTTCATCGGGTGCGGCGACACGGCAGCGGATCAGGCCGACTTCGAGCGCCGGCTCTACCTGATCCGACGCCAGGTGGAAAAGACGGTCCTGGCCGCCGACCTGTCGGAAAAGAAGAAATTTCATGTTCCCAGCCTCTCCAGCCGCACCTTTATATATAAGGGCATGTTCACGGCCGACCAGGTGGGCGGTTTCTTTGCAGACCTGGCCGAGGCCGAGCTGGAGAGCGCCCTGGCCATGGTGCACCAGCGCTACAGCACCAACACCTTTCCCTCCTGGGACCTGGCCCATCCGTTTCGTTTCATCGCCCACAACGGCGAGATCAACACCCTGCGCGGCAACCTGAACTGGCTGCGATCGCGCGAGGCGCGGATGGCGTCGTCCCTTTTCGGCCGGGACCTGGCCAAGCTGATGCCCGTGGTACGCCCCGGCGCCAGCGATTCGGCCAGCCTGGACAGCGTGGTGGAGCTGCTCTACCACGCCGGACGCACCCTGCCCCACTGCATCATGATGCTGATTCCCGAGGCGTGGCAGCACCACGCGGCCATGACCGGCGAGCGCCGCGCCTTTTACGAGTACCATGCCCACCTTTCGGAACCCTGGGACGGACCGGCCACCGTGCCGTTCAGCGACGGCCGCTGCATCGGAGCGGTGCTGGACCGCAACGGCCTGCGCCCTTCGCGCTACACTGTGACCCGCGACGGCCTGGTGGTCATGGCCTCGGAGACCGGGGTGCTCGAGATCGCCCCGGAACGGGTGCTGCACAAAGGCCGCCTGCAACCGGGTCGCATGTTCCTGGCTGATCTGGAGGCCGGCCGCATCGTGCCGGACGAGGAGATCAAGGCCGCGGTCACCGGCCGCCGGCCCTATGGCCGATGGCTGCGCGACAACCAGTTGACCCTGGAGCGGCTGGCGCCGGCCAAAGCACCGATGGCGCCCGATACCGCCACCCTGCGGCGCCGGCACCATCTGTTCGGCTACACCCAGGAGGACCTCAAGCTGATTCTGCCGCCCATGCTGATAGACGGCAAGGAGCCCACCGGCTCCATGGGCGACGACATTCCGCCGGCCATCCTGTCGCGCCGTCCGCGACTGCTCTACGACTACTTCCGGCAGCTCTTCGCCCAGGTGACCAACCCGCCCCTGGACGCCATCCGCGAAGAGCTGGTCACCTCTCTGCACACCTACCTGGGCGGCGAACAGAACCTGCTCGACGAATCCCCGTGGCACTGTCGCCGCATCCGGTTGGACGGACCTGTTCTGACCAACGCCCAGCTGGCGGCCCTGTGTGCCAGCGATCGACCCGGCATCCATACGGTCCGACTGGACGCTTGTTTTGCGGCCGCCAGGGGTGCCGCAGGGCTGGACCAGGGCATGACGGCCCTCTGCCGGGCCGCGGCTGAAGCCGTATGCGAAGGCGCCACGGTGCTGGTGCTTTCCGACCGCGCCGCCGACGAGAAGCGGGCGCCCATTCCCGCTCTTCTCGCCGTGGCCGGCGTGCATCACCATCTGATCCGCGAAGGGCTGCGCACCCGCTGCGGCCTGGTGGTGGAGAGCGCCGAACCGCGGGAAGTGCATCACTTCTGCTGCCTGCTCGGCTACGGCGCCGGCGCGATCAACCCCTACATGGTTTTCGACACCGCAGCGGCCATGGTCACGGCCGGCGAGCTCAGGGTGGCCGACCCGGCGACGGCCGTGGAGAAGTACATCCATGCCGTGGAAAAGGGGATTCTCAAGGTGATGTCCAAGGTGGGCATCTCCACCCTGCAGAGTTACCAGGGGGCCCAGATCTTCGAATGCCTGGGGGTGTCGCCGGCTGTGGTCGAACGCTTCTTTACCGACACGGCCACGCGCATCGAAGGCGCCGATCTGGAAAGCATCGCTGCGGAAACTCTGTCCCGCCACGCACGCGCCTTCCAACGCTGGGATGCGGCCGCACCGCCGGTGCTGCCATCTGGCGGAAAATACAAGTGGCGCCGCGACGGGGAAGCGCACCAGTACAACCCGACCATGCTGGCCCGCTTCCGCCAGGCCGTGTTCGACGATGACTGGGACAAATGGCAAGCCTACTCGGCGACGGTGGACGCGCAAAACCGCAGCGAAGGGCTGCTGCGCGGCCTGATCGATTTTCACCCCGACCGGCCGCCGGTGCCCCTCGAAGAGGTGGAGCCGTGGACCGACATCGTCAGGCGCTTCAAGACCGGCGCCATGTCCTATGGCTCGATCAGCAAAGAGGCCCATGAGGCCGTGGCCATCGCCATGAACCGCATCGGCGGCCGCAGCAACAGTGGCGAAGGCGGTGAGGATGCGGACCGTTACAAGCCCGATGCCAACGGCGACTGGCGCAACAGCGCCATCAAGCAGATCGCCTCGGGCCGCTTCGGGGTGACCGGCGACTACCTGATCAGCGCCGCCGAGCTTCAGATCAAGATGGCCCAGGGCGCCAAACCCGGCGAGGGCGGCCAGCTGCCCGGCTTCAAAGTCTACCCCTGGATCGCCCGGACGCGCCACAGCACCCCGTATGTGGGCTTGATATCGCCGCCGCCGCACCACGACATCTACTCCATCGAAGATCTATCCCAGCTGATCTACGATCTGAAACGCGCCAACCGACGGGCCCGCATCAGCGTCAAGCTGGTCTCCACCGTGGGCGTGGGCACCATCGCCGCCGGCGTGGTCAAGGGCGGGGCCGACTGCGTCCTGATCAGTGGGGACACGGGCGGCACGGGCGCCTCTCCCCAGGGATCGATCCGTTATGCCGGCGCCCCCTGGGAGCTGGGCCTGCCCGAAGCTCACCAGACCCTGGTGATCAACGGCTTGCGCGACCGCATGGTGCTCGAATGCGACGGCCAGCTCAAAACCGGCCGCGACGTGGCCATCGCCTGCCTGCTGGGGGCCGAGGAATTCGGCTTCGGCACCCTCGCCCTGGTGGCCCTGGGCTGCATCATGATGCGCGTCTGCCACCTGAACACCTGTCCGGTGGGCATCGCCACCCAGGACCCGGAACTGCGCAAGAAGTTTGCCGGCCGTCCGGAACACCTGATTCACATGATGCGCTTCATGGCCGAAGAGTTGCGCCATATCATGGCCCGGCTCGGCTTCCGACGGGTGTCGGAGATGGTGGGCCGCACCCAGGTGCTCGATTTTACGCCGGCCATCGACCACTGGAAAGCCCGGGGCGTGGACCTCACCGACGTGCTGCGCCGGGTCAGGACACCGGTGCATGTCATGGCCCATTGCGGCGATATCAAAGATCAGCCCTTCGACGAGACCCTGGAGGAGCAGGTGCGCGCCCAGGCCACACCGCTGTTCGACGAGCGCCGGCCGGTGCGCGTCGATGTGATTCTGCGCAACATCCACCGAACGTTCGGCACGCGCCTGAGCAGCGAGCTCTGCGAACGCTTCGGCGAGGCGGGCCTGCCCGACGACAGCCTGGTCCTGAATTGCCGGGGATCGGCCGGCCAGAGCTTCTTCGCCTTTGGCGTCAAGGGCATGACAGCCGTGGTCCACGGCGATGCCAACGACTATTTCGGCAAAGGACTCTCGGGAGCGAAACTGGTGATCCGACCGCCCGAGGGGGCGACCTTCGCGGCCGAAGAGAATGTGATTATCGGCAACGTGGCCTTTTACGGCGCCACCGGCGGCGAGGCTTATGTTCGCGGCATCTGCGGCGAGCGCTTCTGCGTGCGCAACAGCGGCGTGCGGGCCGTGGTGGAGGGCACCGGCGACCACGCCTGCGAATACATGACCGGCGGCCTGGTGGTGATCCTGGGCCCCACCGGACGCAACACCGCAGCCGGCATGAGCGGCGGCATCCTCTACGTTCTGGACGAAGCGGGCGATTTCGGCCGGCTGCGCTGCAACCGCGAGATGGTGGATCTCGATCCGGTGGCAACGGACGAGGACCGTGACGAGTTGCAGCAGATGATCCAGCGCCACTTCGACCATACCCGGAGCCCGGTGGCCCGGCGGGTGCTCGATCGATGGGAGGCGGTTCTGCCTCGATTCGTCAAGGTCATTCCCGTCGATTACAAACGGGCCCTGGCCGGCGAGGCCGGACCGGGCAAGGAATAG
- a CDS encoding diacylglycerol/lipid kinase family protein — MKLLMLVNPLAGRRHGIKIAHETRAIFKTLGIDVQIGCSRHVRHLAAIAEMEVDNGWDGIVALGGDGTVFEVVNGMMRGNPRPKIPLGIIPVGSGNSFVRDLGIRRREDAIRKIAAGKTRPVDLGRCDCDDQTIYFINILGFGFVADVALRAARFKRWGDFSYLIGVFFETLRLAPCPLEFEIDGQCFRRDNVFVEICNSTKTGGNMIMAPHARIDDGLLDVVLLNRIGRPRLLSALPRIFNGTHLRLPEVETFTGRTMRFRPARPQSLTPDGEIVGQTPITVTVLPGRVQVFDA; from the coding sequence ATGAAGCTTCTCATGCTGGTGAATCCATTGGCCGGTCGCAGGCATGGTATCAAGATTGCCCATGAAACCCGGGCCATTTTCAAAACCCTGGGCATAGACGTTCAAATCGGCTGTTCCCGTCACGTGCGACACCTGGCGGCCATCGCCGAGATGGAGGTCGACAACGGCTGGGACGGCATCGTGGCCCTTGGCGGCGATGGGACCGTTTTTGAGGTGGTCAACGGCATGATGCGAGGCAATCCTCGGCCGAAAATTCCCCTGGGTATCATTCCGGTGGGCTCGGGTAATTCCTTTGTCCGCGACTTGGGCATCCGGCGCCGGGAAGACGCCATTCGCAAAATCGCCGCCGGTAAGACCCGACCTGTCGATCTGGGCCGATGCGACTGCGACGACCAGACGATTTATTTCATCAATATCCTCGGCTTCGGGTTCGTTGCCGATGTGGCCCTGAGGGCCGCCCGGTTCAAACGCTGGGGAGACTTCAGCTATCTGATCGGCGTGTTTTTCGAAACCCTGCGGTTGGCTCCCTGCCCCCTGGAATTTGAAATCGACGGACAGTGTTTTCGACGCGACAATGTCTTCGTCGAGATCTGTAATTCCACAAAAACCGGCGGCAACATGATCATGGCACCCCACGCCCGCATCGACGACGGGCTCCTGGATGTGGTGCTGCTCAATCGTATCGGCCGGCCGCGCCTGCTCTCTGCCCTGCCGCGAATTTTCAACGGCACCCATCTTCGGCTGCCCGAGGTGGAAACATTCACCGGCCGCACGATGCGCTTTCGACCGGCCCGACCCCAGTCGTTGACCCCCGACGGCGAGATCGTCGGTCAAACCCCCATTACCGTAACGGTCTTGCCCGGCCGGGTGCAGGTGTTCGACGCATGA